Within Ictalurus furcatus strain D&B chromosome 3, Billie_1.0, whole genome shotgun sequence, the genomic segment atcatttattcagttggtccGAAGGgcctataatacagcagaatcagaaaaaaggaaaaacatgatttcataagacttcatgattttattcttaaatgtcatggggattaaatattgcagtttgaatgggtttcaatgagGACAGTTTTGTCCTTAAGGTGTCCTTACGGTGGAATATTAAAAtcccaataaaaatacacaccttttgcaaaacttatgctgtttgcattaacacagacaaaatgataaaaaaataaaataaaaatgaaaaagacaaaaatgtccataaggacacACAAGGGTTAATAATGTCTTCTAATCTAAAACTGTAAAGACTCACCTGAAAGTAAGAATACCAGTGAGATTGGTCATAGTTGAGGTGTGCCACTTGGCCTGTGTACATAGGAtttccagattaaaaaaaaaaaaaatagattggAAAGTAACAACAGTTGAACAACAGTTGAACCACACATGAGAATATCTTAGTCAACAGATAACAGataacagataataataataataataataataataataataataatatcaataataacaacaacaacaacaacaataataataataatgcttcatTTGAAGTGCTGCTGCAGATTTGTTTATTCTTGCAGaactaaagtaaataacacacaGATTTTCATAAATTTACATTAACATCATTTGACATATGACCTTATCCAGAGCAGCTTACAGAAAAAAGTGCTTTGTAGCCTTCTTTAAAAAACATCTCATGATAATCCAAATATTGTAGGTCACGATCTAAGAATACTAGCATGTAAAAACCTGTTACATAAAAGTTAGTACAGCAACGAATTATTCTCACTGTCAGAGCAAGGGATTGCTTCATAGTGGAGGAAAAGCAAGATGTGATGCAGATCCAGATTGTATTTTGAGAGCAAGTATCCTGGTatactttgtttcatttcatacaTGATTACAAATTCAAGGATGTTTGTATTGGTGAGTTCATTAGAAAGGCTGGTGGGGGTGAACAGGACCTCAGGGCATGATGGAAAAGCtatcatatatttaacaaaagacaGAACATAAGAACAAGCAGATCATTAAGTAAAACTTCCATTTACATATATTGTTATGTGGAAAGAATCTTCCAATGAAATGGAAATTAATTgtgacagaagaagaagaagaagaagaagaagaagaagaagaagaagtaggaCAGGGAGATACAGAAATGCTGGTTGAACTGAAAGCTGCCATCTGAGCCCTCAAGAGTGATTAAGGATtctgaaagggggaaaaaaaacagaaaggaaacTGAAACATATGAGTCTCACACCATGACAAACCCTAAATTAATGCATTCTGCAGTTAAAGGAGTGCATGTTGGAAGTGACATAAATCATCCAACAAGGCATTTTCAGCTGACATGAAAAACTGGTTCTTTCTTCTGTATGTAAGTATACATTTATTTGCCTGTATCACCTACAGcaaagtgacaaattaaaggaaaatagCATCGCTCTGTAGAGGCATTTTGCTTACAGTTATTTGAATCCAGTTTACCATAACACTCTATACCCATGAACACTCCAGATCTCTGCCTTTACTTAAGGGGAAAAGCTATTACCAAAAGACTTAACTAAACCAACAGGTTTTCAGCCTATTAATCATCGTTATTCACAGACAGGTAGGTACACAGTAGGGTAATCCATATTTGTGAAACAGAAAGCAAGACAAagagtcaataaataaaaacaagacagGAATGATAAAACCAAACTTGCTCAAGAGATGTATGACAAGACTTTGCAAAGACATGAGAAATGCAGAAAATATAAATGCACcaattaataaatcaaaataaggCACAGGTGAGCACAATCAGGAAAAAgtcaataataatgataatgagtctttattgatcacatatacattacagcacagtgaaatgtgCATACCCCAACATGTAAaacacataccccagcatgtccaGAAgatggggtcagccatgatacagcacccctggagcagagaaggttaaagaccttgctcaagggcccaacagtggcagcttggcagtgcatAAACCTCAGTCCTTCCAATCAGTAAGCCAGAGACTttcagtgctggggcttgacccccCCGACCTTCcggtcagtaacccagagccttaaccaccaagccaccactgaccacaagaagaagaagaagaagaagaagaagaagagatatATAAGAAGAGGAAGGAAAACAAACATATGGCTTTTGCGACAGGatccattcatcctgtgtctcAAACCTCACAGCCTTGCCAATCTCTCAAAGCTTGCAGCCCTTCCCATCTCGCAAAGCTCGCAACCTTCCTGCTTCTCAAGTTTGCAACACTTCCCATCAACCTCTCCCTCTGaatcattgaaaaaaaaactctatctttttcttcctctgaagGGTCACAGGTACTCCCTCACTTTGAAAGGTGAGGGAAAATTTTTTGCCATTATTtatactaaatgctaagcatAATTTATTTCCTTAATTATTACAGTCTTTATATGTCAGtgattaacaaaaacatttattttgatgcattcatatttttatgcagtgtcagatttaaaaataaaacctaccACACAGATCcataaagacaaaaatgtccattgtcaaaaactgtcatagaaatattatatattaatatttttctacactttcactgacttcgattttttaccagcatcagttctgatcataattaccaaacattcattcattttcagaatttttaccatttaaacgctgtttctttacaaaatgcaaaaatcttcaacGCTCAGTAACCACCTTTATCTCATATACATGgcgtgggatttgtgatttccagtacagtatcatttctttctttcaaactgttcacacacataaaattttcattacaaacacactcacacaattatagctgcatcatttattcagttggtctgcagggcctataatacagcagaatcagaaaaaaggataaacctgagaaaatagtacacaattcagaataatttttttttttttaatgttttgaaaccttgtcaacaaaataaaagcctattaacagaCTTCATGATTTTATTCTTAAACGTCatggggattaaatattgcagtttgaatgggtttcaatgaggacatttttgtaattaaggtcctgagtgtaactattttgtgtacctagtttaaaatatatttatgaaagcaaataagGGTGGAATATTAAAAccccaataaaaatacacaccttttgcaaaacctatgctgtttgcattaacacagacaaaatgataataaaaaaatgaaaaagacaaaaatgtccataaggacacACAAGGGTTAATAATGTCTTCTAATCTAAAACTGTAAAGACTCACCTGAAAGTAAGAATACCAGTGAGATTGGTCATAGTTGAGGTGTGCCACTTGGCCTGTCTACATAGGATTTctagataaaaaacaaaataaaaaactttttatttggaAAGTAACAACAATTTGAACAACAGTTGAGCCACGCATGAGAATATCTTAGTCAAAAGATAacagataataaaataataataatagtaataataataatagtaataataatgcttcATTTGAAGTGCTGCTGCAGATTTGTTTATTCTTGCAGAACTGAAGTAATTAACACAcccatttttgtaaatttacattaacataatttgACAGAtgaccttatccagagcaacttacagaagtgctttgtagccTTCTTTACAAAACATATCATGCTAGTCCAAATATTGTAGATCACAATCTAAGAATACTAGCATATAAAAACCTGTTACATAAAAGTTAGTACAGCAACGAATTATTCTCACTGTCAGAGTGATGGATTGCTTCATAGTGGAGGAAAAGCAAGATGAGATGAAGATTCAGATTGTATTTTGAGAGCAAGTATCCTGGTATACTTTGCTTCTTTTCATACATGATTACAAATTCAAGGATGTTTGTATTAATGAGTTCATTAGAAAGGCTGGTGGGGGTATACAGGACCTCAGGGCATGATGGAAAAGCTATAATATCTTTAACAAAAGACAGAACATAAGAACAAGCAGATCATGAAATAAAACTACACCATTTACACATATTGTTATGTGGAAAGAATCGTccaatgaaatgaaaattaattgtgacagaagaagaagaagaagaagaagaagaagaagtaggaCAGGGAGATACAGAAATGCTGGCTAAACTGAAAGGTGCCATCTGAGCCCTGAAGAGTGATTAAGGATTCTGAAAgagcaaaaaaacagaaaagaaactgAAACATATGAGTCTCACGCCATGACAAACCCTAAATTAATGCATTCTGCAGTTAAAGGAGTGCACTTTGGGAGTGACATAAATCATCCAACAAGGCATTTTCCATCTTTAGGAAACAATAAAATCTGTGACAGTTCTACATGATGAATATAAAAACAGCTGACAAGAAACACTGGTTCCTTCTTCTCTAAGTAAACATGCATTAATTTGGCTATATCACCTTCAGAAAaataatatgaacaaaaaacatgacTAAACAAATAGGCGTTCAGTCTGTTACCCATCATTATTCACAGATAGGCAGGTACACAGTAGGATAAGACATATTTGTGAAACAGAAAACAAGGCAAAGAGTCAAGAAATAACAAGACAAAAATTATCAACCAAAACTTGCTCAAGAGATGCATGATAAGACTTTGTAAAAACATGGGGAACACAGAAAGTTTAAATGCACCAATTGCAGGTGAGCACAatcaggaaaaaagaaaataatgataacaaagaataacaacaaaggAGGCATATAACAAGAGGAACTAATACAAGCCTGTTTTTTTGCAACAGGATCCAAGCGCCCGGTGTCTCAAACCTCACAGCCCTTCCCACCTCTCAAAGGTCACAACCTTCCTGTTTTTCCTGTTCCTTTGACTGAAGGTGCATCAATGAAAGAATGTGGCAGGATGGCAAGCATGCAAACAGATGATGGCAGGGCTAAGTGCAAACTTTACAGTTGCTGGTAGCTTTCCTCAGACAATGTGAACTGTAAATCCTAACCCTTTGGGCATCATTCAGGAAAAAGGCACAAATTAACTTCCAGGGATAAAAGAACTTTGGtccaaaatgttaaaaactGAACCTGAGGACAACAACTGAAGAACTGGAGAAGGAGTTGGAGCCATCACATACCAAATACATACATCcagaaaaatttaaattaaaatgtgtctTAATCCTGCTACTGCATCAAATGTATAACCACATGAGCTACTATACCCAGGTTTACTTAATATCTTTCAGATTTATTGACTTTGGTTAGTTCAGCCATTGACCCAACAAATCTTGATGAATTAACTGAATGCTTGGAGTCACATTATgctaaataatgtgaaaaatggaaaataattatcGGGAAAAGTCTTGCCCCCTGGTGTATTGATCATACCCTCAACTTGAAATAGACCACTTGAAAGTTAGAACATAAATAGAGTCAAACTAAGCTAGTAGTCTTCCAAAGTGTATGGAAGGAGAGCTTTCTTaattatagaaaataatttattataatagaaATCTCTTATTACTGCTAGAACAGCATGGACTGGATTccatgctgagtgtgtgtgtacagggtgccctgtaatggactcATGtctcattcagggtgtattcccagaTGATTCCTAGTGTTCCTGGAATAAGCTCCGGATCCACTATAACCCTTACTGAAagtatgtgagtgagtgcacTTGATATAGTGAACTAGTTATGGACATttagatttaacatttacacTAAAATGTAACTATTTTATTAACCActataaaaccacttgaacagATGATGCAGTCTACCAAAATGACTTGTGAAGTCTAATGATTGTAGTGTTTACCAATGCAACAACTAGATTAGGGAGGAACTCTCCAAATTCCAGAAGACATTCACACTCTACATGCCCCAGATACCTTTAGTGAGAACGAGTGCATAAACCAAGTCCGTTATGTTCAGGAAGGGGGAACCCCTTTAAATCATAAAATACATCCCATACCACCTCCGCAGCCAGTCAGGCAAGGGCAGTGTGTGCATAGCCATTTTAGCGCCATGATCTTTTAGCATCAACGTCCAACTTTTCAGGGAGCACACAAGGTTTGGGTAGTCAGGCCCAAAACAGAACTAGAAGGCGGTTATGCAGTGCTTTTATAAAGACAGTACCTCATGTATTTTATACTAATTATGAAACAAAAAACTGGATTTGGTCAGCCAGAATGAGGGTCTTCTTGCAGATGGCTATAGATACATGCAAGtcattttaagctttatttTCTATATCTGAGAAGATGAAATTAATCTTTAAATAGGGATTTAAAATGGCACTGGTGAAGAGAAGACCAGTTGGCACAATTCTGAAAATTCTATATTGGACTAGTAATTAGAATGAGGAGTTGGGATAGGTTTGCAAAATGAAGGAATAGACGACGGGGTCAAAGAGGCAATACCTAGGCCAATGTCACAAGGCTCCACACACTTAACTAGCATAAAGTAGGAAGCACTAGAGTAGAAATCTTGTGAACAAACAAGACACATGACCACTGCaccattttgaattgtttttattgatccATCACCACCTCCATTTGATAACCACAGAATAGTATTGCTCATTTTCCTGGACGTGCTCCAACCTGTAGTGGAGAAAAATTAGCCGGACCTGACAAATTTGGATGGGTTAACCACTGGAGAGCCTGGCGTTTGATTTCAAGCCAGGTACTTGGGGGAAAAGCATTCATCCAGGGCATTTGGTACATCTGCTGTTTAACCCCACTGTTGGGGCCAGATACTGGAGCACCAGGTGAACCCATAGGGACATAAGGTTTATACATTCCAGGTAACCAAGGATACAAAAGTGGCTGATCAGCACTGGCTGGTGCAACtgtggtagttgtagtagctgTAGTGGTCTGGGTAACTGGGGGAGTTCCAGGATGGCCATATGGGAAATTCCATGGCATTCCATAACCACTAGGATAATACATTCCAGATAACCAAGGATACAAAGGCAGCTGACCAGCACTAGCTGGTGCAACTGTGGCAGCTGGAGTAGATGTAGTAGCAGCAGCTGGAGTAGATGTAGTAGCCGGAGTAGTTGTAGTGGTCTGGGTAACTGGGGGAGCTCCAGGATGGCCATATGGGAAATTCCATGGCATTCCATAACCACTAGGATAATACATTCCAGATAACCAAGGATACAAAGGCAGCTGACCAGCACTAGCTGGTGCAACTGTGGCAGCTGGAGTAGATGTAGTAGCAGCAGCTGGAGTAGATGTAGTAGCCGGAGTAGTTGTAGTGGTCTGGGTAACTGGGGGAGCTCCAGGATGGCCATATGGGAAATTCCATGGCATTCCATAACCACTAGGATAATACAGTCCACGTAACCAAGGATACAAAGGCAGCTGACCAGCACTAGCTGGTGCAACCGTAGTAGCCAAGGTAGTCATGGGGGCATCTGTGGAAGCTCCAGGATCCCTAGAATGGAAATGCCATGTTATACAAGAACCATAAGGAAAAGGGTAACCCATATGAACATGTGGGACATACATGTGAGCAGGTAAAGGAGTAGTAGCTGGGGGCTGAACAGCTGGGCAGGACAAGGTCAACTCCCTATCCATGTATTGCACAGACAAAAGCATCTTGGCACCCTGACAAAGGAAGTTGCAGGATTAACAGTCAAGTAGTTATGATCTCAGCATACAAGCTGATAAATACAGAATTACCTCAAACTGCCAGCAGTTGCTTGCATATGGTGCAGTGAGGGTCAGTCCACCTCCCACAACTTCCAAGGTAAATCCACAGGTAGAAGCTTGGTACACAGGTTGCCACACACCATTCACTAAAATCAAATGCTTTCTCAGTGCCAGATTATCCAGTAGCATTCCATCATCAAACATTGTACAGCAAGTCACTCACTGAAAATAAATCCAATCCGAACACAGAAACTAATCTCACCCTTCAGCCTGAGAGCAGCTGTAGACACACCAAGATTGACAACCATAGCTGAAGGGCTACAGGAGACAGTGAGAGGACAAGCCACAGGACAGACCATCTTCACAGCAACTCCCGAAACCCGTAACGGCAGGATGTAGCTATTCCCCTGCAATTACCAATCTGACTTGCTCATCAAGAAcacatttggggaaaaaaaaaaaaaaaaaaaaaaaaaaaaaaaagaccccccaacataaaatgcaaatgtatcccttttctttaaaaacaaacaaaaaaaaggtatttagACTAATCAGTAACAGGAACATTTTTTTGAGGATAAGAATATACATGCAATTAGCATCTCTACGATGGGCCAGTCAACTGCAGGTTACCTGCTGTGCAACGTTACAGCCAGCGTACTTGGCAATGAGTGCAACGTCTCCGTGGGCCCTCCTCAACGAAAAGCCGCAGTGGGACGGCATTTGTGATAATGGTACTAGGCCCTCTTCACCTAAGGAAAGCAAAGTTTTATTCTGTGCCAGAGAAcaattgttttgcattttaatcagTTCAAACTGAAGGGAGAGTAGTTCCATTTTGAAAGCAAGGCTGGTCAACATGCGAGCTTGACCGCCACTTTGAAAATAGATCTCACTTGTTTGTAGCAAGTTAGTCAATACTTGCAAGATCCCAGACAGTCACAAGGAATAGGACACTTGTATAGCCCTTAATTACAATTACATGCAGCAAGATAAATAAGGCCAGTGAAAAAAAATTGAGCACAAGCCTTTACCCTCCAGAGATAAAGCATCACACTTGCTTTAGACCACAGACGGTTCTATAAAGTACTGCTTTCAACTGTACTGTAGTGGAATTGGTGTGGTCTTAAAAACCAAACCTTTGATGCAGGAAAATTTCAGCAAGAGCACACTCACTTGTCTCAACCAAGAAGTTGGGTACTCGACTTCCCTGGATATGCAAGGACATTGAATCATCATCACACTGCACTGACGGACTCCAGCGCCTGAGCATTAAGGTTGACAGTTGGGACCCTTCTGGCAAGCAAGTGAAAATAGTTACACCAACACCAGGACAACAACATGATGCCACATAGCAAATGATGGATTACATTTCTACCTGTTAACTCTGGCTGATCAGATTGGTATCCGTTGGTATCTCCAACATATTCGTCATGCACTTTCTTAACGGTGCCATCCTTGGTTTCATTTGTAATTCTGCTGGAGCCAATGATAAGTGTACCAGCCTGAACCAATTTACCCTTAGGAACTACAAGACAAAATGCTGAGGGGATCAATGTCAATACTGCTATAAACATAAACCATGTTTCCCTTTTTTGCCACACCATTTCTACTCTTCTTACACGTTTACCTACACCACCACAAACTAAAACATTCCGCAAGAGCTCAAAAGCCCCTGTgagcccatatatatatatatatatgtatatcatgTAGCCCTTAATTAGTTTCCCAAGGAAATCAGTGACATAGCAATCTAAAATCACCTGTGACTAAttagtgtgcttttttttccctccactaTTCAGCTACTTATGCAGGCCTTCATAAGTGCATCTGGACGTGTTAGCCCAAGCAAAATTTGGGTACTGGGCTTGCCTAAGTCAATTTCATATGAAAACTATCTCCTGGATTTGGGACTGTATTGACAAAGAATATTATCTCTGTACTTATGTAAGAGTTCTGCACAGTGACATTAAGTGCCATTTTTCGATCCACTTTCTCTCAATTATTTTTGGAATTTGCCAATTTCCACCCACTAGTTAGCTCTCCTTTATCACACGACAGCATCTGCTTCCTAGGAGAAACGTGAACCCTTTACTCGGGCTCAGATTGGATTCAAATATCTTGGGGTGAATGTATCTCCAAAGCtcaaagatttattttacataaacttCTCCCCTCTTCTTAAAAAGATTAAGGAAGATTTGGAAcctgcttcctgtttcacttTTTGGAATAATTGATGTGATAAAAATGAATATACTACCATGATTAGTTTCTTTATTTCAATCACTACCCTGCTAgcagaataaagaatttttatgatccataaaaaaatgtataagcTCGTTTATTTGGAAGAATTAAAAACCTAGAATTTCTTTTGAAATATTAACTAGGACTAAAGAAAAAGGAGGACTGGGACTCCCTGACCTTCAGCTGTACTATTGGGCCACTCAGACAAAAGGTATGATTAGCTGGATGCAAGAACGCAGAACTGCTCACTGGCCAGATTTTGAAGAAGACGTTTGCTCTCCTACGCCTCTGACCTCTTTACCTTTTATTAACAACATAAACGCATTACATTCAGTGACGAGAACTCAAGTTATTTATAATACACTTCGGGCCTGGCGAGATGTAAAGAGGTTCTGTGGATCCTTTCCTAAAGTTCTACGTTAGCTCCTCTGTCCTCCAGCCCAGACCTGCCGCCTGCTCTTGGAAAATCCTTGTTTATAAAGTGACAAGAATATGGTATATACCAGTTTCAGCATTTGTTTACTAATCGCTCCTTTAAGTGCTTCTCGGAATTAACCTCAGAGCGCAAGATTCCGAGACAGGAGTTTgacaaatatttgcaaattcGTCATTTGATAACCACTTTTGAAAAGGCAGACCGACTATCACCGGAGTGGTCCAGGATAGAGGAGATTCTGCTGAATTCAACCACATTGCAAGGGAAAATCTCTGTGACATATTGTTCTCTGTTAGACCATCATCATTCTTCCCTGGCCTCACTTAAAAATGTGTGGCAAAGGGACCTTGGGTGTAACTTTGATGAAGACCAGTGGGGGACTACATGTAAGAATGTTTTCACCAATCGTTATCCTGTAACAAAATAACGGAACAGAACTACAAATTTATGCACAGGATGTACCTCACCCCACTTCGTTTGAGTAAAAATGTACCCTAATATAATCATCTAAATGGGGTCGATGTAATACCTATACAGGATCAATCATGCACATCTTCTGGGAATGTAGAAAACGTaaacatttttggaaagagGTACACGATTTGACAGCAAAGTTTTGGAAACCCAGTTGGACCTTACGCCTATACGATATCTTTTTGGTACAGCGCTAGACAGGACACTTGATCCTATATCTGCAAAAAGGACCTcaacatctccagcaccaccacgctGAGCACTGGcgccccccagggctgtgtgctcagtccactgctgttcactctgccgactcacgactgtgcagcaatgcacgGCTCCAACCATATCATCAAGTTCGCCGATGACACGAgcgtggtgggtctcatcagcgaGAAcgatgagtcagcatacagagaggaggtgcagcagctaACGGAccggtgcagagccaacaacctgtctctgaacgcggacaaaacaaaagagatggttgtcgacttcaggagagcacggagCGACCACTCTCCGCTGAACATCGATGGCCCCTCCATGGATATCGTCAAGAGCATCAAATTCCATGGCGTTCACCT encodes:
- the LOC128605741 gene encoding mucin-5AC-like → MLLSVQYMDRELTLSCPAVQPPATTPLPAHMYVPHVHMGYPFPYGSCITWHFHSRDPGASTDAPMTTLATTVAPASAGQLPLYPWLRGLYYPSGYGMPWNFPYGHPGAPPVTQTTTTTPATTSTPAAATTSTPAATVAPASAGQLPLYPWLSGMYYPSGYGMPWNFPYGHPGAPPVTQTTTTTPATTSTPAAATTSTPAATVAPASAGQLPLYPWLSGMYYPSGYGMPWNFPYGHPGTPPVTQTTTATTTTTVAPASADQPLLYPWLPGMYKPYVPMGSPGAPVSGPNSGVKQQMYQMPWMNAFPPSTWLEIKRQALQWLTHPNLSGPANFSPLQVGARPGK